The following coding sequences are from one Arachis hypogaea cultivar Tifrunner chromosome 7, arahy.Tifrunner.gnm2.J5K5, whole genome shotgun sequence window:
- the LOC140174507 gene encoding uncharacterized protein, which translates to MMIIVLSNARFLRRSYSKEQLIKDCTKFSRFRPKSRDDVAAALLSSVPVSGNNNCLLWHAPPGHPSVSVVSQVLKSCHIPLKSINFVCSSCFIGKDTGIMWRLSCPYEHQQNGATERKHRHIVEIWLTLLATASMPKRFWGDVFMIAVRLINSLPTLVLNNVTPYERLFNSKPDYMSFKIFGCLCFSYTRPYNFHKIDDQSEPCVFLGRGVQHKGYKCLTTARKIILSTHVFFIKQNFLSRLVLLHPVMSHPPLAPLWQIFFFLLFLITLCHNTKFLYQTYPQLTPSLSHLHQSTPIIYHHLHLPLPLLSILFRPLLHLHNPDIPWLHNRRMVFLNPKYIKLGSHLL; encoded by the exons ATGATGATCATTGTGTTGTCAAATGCAAGGTTTCTAAGGAGGTCATACTCCAAGGAACAGTTGATAAAGGATTGTACTAAGTTCTCTAGATTCCGTCCAAAATCAAGAGATGATGTTGCTGCTGCCTTACTATCTTCAGTACCTGTGTCAGGAAATAACAACTGCTTGTTGTGGCATGCTCCTCCTGGACATCCATCAGTTTCAGTAGTTAGTCAAGTTCTTAAGTCATGTCATATTCCTTTGAAATCAATAAATTTTGTGTGTTCTTCTTGTTTTATTGGAAAG GATACAGGTATTATGTGGAGGCTTTCCTGCCCATATGAACACCAACAAAATGGTGCCACTGAGCGCAAACACAGACACATTGTAGAGATTTGGTTGACATTATTGGCAACTGCGTCTATGCCAAAAAGGTTCTGGGGAGATGTCTTCATGATTGCCGTCAGGTTGATAAATTCTCTACCAACTCTGGTGCTAAATAATGTTACACCTTATGAAAGACTGTTCAACTCCAAGCCTGATTACATGTCTTTCAAAATCTTTGGATGTCTATGCTTTTCTTATACCAGACCCTACAACTTCCATAAAATTGATGACCAATCTGAACCTTGTGTATTTCTTGGTCGTGGAGTGCAACACAAAGGCTACAAATGTTTGACTACTGCTAGAAAAATTATCCTCAGCACTCATGTCTTTTTTATAAAACAGAATTTTCTTTCAAGATTGGTTTTGCTTCATCCGGTGATGTCTCACCCTCCTTTAGCTCCCCTTTGGCAAATCTTCTTCTTCCTATTATTTCTAATAACCCTATGTCATAACACTAAATTTCTTTACCAGACATATCCACAACTAACCCCTTCACTGTCACATCTTCATCAATCAACTCCAATAATTTATCACCACCTGCACCTGCCCCTGCCTCTTCTCAGCATCCTATTCAGGCCTCTGCTACACCTCCACAACCCCGACATCCCATGGTTACATAATCGAAGAATGGTATTTTTAAACCCAAAGTATATCAAGCTCGGCTCACACCTTCTTTGA